Proteins found in one Tumebacillus sp. BK434 genomic segment:
- a CDS encoding PspA/IM30 family protein, protein MGITKRIRDIWTAGVHDKLDALESPESLIKQYLRDLESDLAKAEDAIRSHLMIEKRQERLVSETEAFITKRERQAKLAIETGQDQIAKLALQDKFDYEPRLAVYREQLDVIQGHTTQLFEQFKELKTKYAELQQKKIVLLSRANAAASIDHVNRTLSSLDAGSALRGFERMEHRIAELEASAQATHRLRTLSVPAAPAPDVEFNVDVETAFAKLKAEQKEPTA, encoded by the coding sequence ATGGGAATCACGAAACGCATTCGCGACATTTGGACGGCAGGCGTACACGATAAACTGGACGCGCTGGAGTCCCCGGAAAGCCTGATCAAGCAATACCTGCGCGACCTCGAATCAGACCTCGCCAAAGCGGAGGACGCGATCCGCAGCCACCTGATGATCGAGAAGCGCCAAGAGCGCCTCGTCTCGGAAACGGAAGCTTTCATCACCAAGCGCGAGCGTCAAGCTAAACTGGCAATCGAGACCGGCCAGGATCAGATCGCCAAGCTGGCCTTGCAGGACAAGTTCGACTACGAACCCCGCCTGGCTGTGTACCGCGAGCAGTTGGACGTGATCCAAGGGCACACCACGCAGCTGTTCGAGCAATTCAAAGAGCTGAAAACCAAATACGCGGAACTGCAGCAGAAGAAAATCGTGCTGCTCTCCCGCGCCAACGCCGCCGCTTCCATCGATCACGTCAACCGCACGCTCTCCTCGCTCGACGCCGGCAGCGCCTTGCGCGGCTTCGAGCGCATGGAACACCGCATCGCCGAACTGGAAGCGTCAGCCCAAGCGACCCATCGCCTGCGCACCCTTTCCGTACCGGCCGCTCCCGCACCGGATGTTGAATTCAACGTCGATGTGGAAACTGCGTTCGCCAAGTTAAAAGCGGAACAAAAGGAGCCAACCGCCTAA
- a CDS encoding DJ-1/PfpI family protein, translating into MTDFNIILFDDFETLDAFGPAEIIGIMPETYKLDYFSLHGGTVTSSQNIRVATHPFSDMNPEGILLIPGGLGTRALVNNAEFIHELNTIAHQAVFVLTVCTGSALLAKTGVLDGRPATSNKMAFEWVQSVNTKVNWVKQARWVVDGNCYTSSGVSAGMDMTLGFVGDLHGQDIAKRIANDIEYIWNSNKDFDPFTP; encoded by the coding sequence ATGACTGATTTTAACATCATTCTGTTTGATGATTTTGAAACGCTTGACGCATTTGGCCCTGCCGAGATTATTGGAATTATGCCCGAAACTTACAAGCTGGATTACTTTTCATTACATGGGGGAACCGTAACAAGCAGTCAGAATATCCGGGTAGCTACCCACCCTTTTTCCGATATGAATCCAGAAGGCATTTTACTGATACCAGGGGGGTTGGGAACCAGAGCACTTGTAAATAACGCTGAATTCATCCATGAACTGAATACGATTGCTCATCAAGCCGTCTTTGTATTAACCGTTTGTACGGGTTCTGCTCTTCTCGCAAAAACCGGGGTGCTTGACGGACGACCTGCTACCTCAAACAAAATGGCTTTCGAGTGGGTACAATCTGTTAATACCAAAGTAAACTGGGTGAAACAAGCCCGCTGGGTAGTAGACGGGAATTGTTACACCTCTTCCGGGGTTTCTGCGGGCATGGACATGACTTTAGGATTTGTCGGCGATCTTCATGGCCAAGACATCGCAAAAAGAATTGCTAATGATATTGAATACATTTGGAATTCTAACAAAGATTTTGACCCTTTTACCCCTTGA
- a CDS encoding AAA family ATPase yields MFEAFYEMARTPFSRDMPTHELYASDVLEEKLERLEYTSERQWFSVVTGDCGTGKTTTIRRFADVLDTSKYKLLYLSDSKLTPCHFYKGLLEQLGCEAKFYRGDSKRQLHREIELMRGIHRLQPVVVVDEAHLLDKEMFEEVRFLLNFKMDAQSPMALILVGQNELWDRLQLQMFTAVRQRIDLQCKLIHYDRAQIGAYIARHLEYAGVSRDIFTDGAVDEIYRYSSGTVRLVNKAATHSLIYGAANKHRIIDDHMVKRVIAGELT; encoded by the coding sequence ATGTTTGAAGCGTTTTATGAAATGGCGAGAACCCCTTTTTCTCGTGATATGCCTACCCATGAGCTGTATGCGTCGGATGTTTTGGAAGAAAAGCTTGAGAGATTGGAATATACGTCTGAAAGGCAATGGTTCTCCGTTGTGACCGGCGACTGCGGAACTGGTAAAACAACGACGATCCGCCGATTCGCAGATGTGCTCGACACATCGAAATATAAACTGTTGTATCTATCCGATTCGAAGCTAACGCCATGCCATTTTTACAAGGGATTGCTTGAACAGTTGGGGTGTGAAGCGAAGTTTTATCGAGGGGACAGCAAGAGGCAACTACATCGGGAAATTGAGCTGATGCGGGGGATTCATCGCTTGCAACCAGTCGTGGTGGTTGATGAAGCGCATCTGTTAGACAAAGAAATGTTTGAAGAAGTGCGGTTCTTGCTGAACTTCAAAATGGATGCCCAGAGTCCAATGGCTCTGATCCTGGTCGGACAAAATGAACTGTGGGATCGCCTTCAACTCCAGATGTTTACGGCCGTTCGGCAAAGGATTGATCTACAGTGCAAACTGATTCACTACGACCGCGCACAGATTGGGGCGTACATAGCTCGTCATCTGGAATATGCGGGCGTTAGCCGTGACATTTTCACGGATGGTGCGGTCGATGAGATCTATCGTTATTCAAGCGGTACGGTTCGATTGGTGAATAAGGCGGCCACACATAGTCTGATCTATGGAGCAGCGAATAAGCATCGAATCATTGACGACCACATGGTGAAACGGGTGATCGCGGGAGAATTGACTTGA
- a CDS encoding DDE-type integrase/transposase/recombinase, translating to MNSEKRAEEIAVERMQLISPLLADGIDPGKAKELKKVICEQTGLSERTLRRYLSAYRTEGFAGLRPQGKGQRQTAEAIPPYLLEQAILLRREVPSRSVAQIIQILEWEGLAKPGEIKRSTLQEKLMERGYSTRHMRLYSTSGLAARRFQHQQRNQLWQADIKFGPYLPIGEGGANKQVYLVAFIDDATRYVLHAAFYPTLDQTIVEDCFRFAIQTNGVPDSVYFDNGKQFRTKSMTRTCAKLGIRLRFTRPYAAESKGKIERFNRVIDSFLAEAALENPQTLDQLNLLFQVWLTECYQTKPHSALDDNSSPQVAFRSDSTPLRLAEESLIADAFLHSETRKVDKAGCISFMGKKYEVGLSFIGQKVEVVYDPRDISTITIEYGSHTPWQAKELNIGEWAGKRPSIPSAIESLTVEGSRLLDAAEKKNQVRKERQIRAVSFRKIREEANQDV from the coding sequence ATGAATAGTGAAAAAAGGGCAGAAGAGATCGCCGTCGAACGGATGCAACTGATCTCTCCGCTCTTGGCCGATGGTATTGACCCTGGGAAAGCCAAAGAGCTGAAGAAAGTCATTTGTGAGCAAACCGGCTTATCCGAGCGAACCCTCCGTCGTTACCTATCTGCCTACCGAACCGAAGGTTTCGCCGGACTTCGACCTCAAGGGAAGGGTCAAAGGCAAACAGCCGAAGCAATCCCCCCCTATCTCCTGGAGCAAGCCATCCTGCTTCGCCGAGAAGTTCCCAGCCGCAGTGTTGCACAAATCATTCAGATCTTGGAGTGGGAAGGCTTAGCGAAGCCCGGTGAGATCAAGCGAAGCACCTTGCAGGAAAAATTGATGGAGCGCGGCTACAGCACTCGCCACATGCGACTATACTCAACCTCTGGCCTTGCGGCCAGACGCTTTCAACACCAACAGCGTAACCAACTGTGGCAAGCTGACATCAAATTCGGGCCGTATCTACCGATTGGTGAAGGCGGAGCCAACAAGCAAGTCTATCTCGTTGCGTTCATCGACGATGCGACTCGTTACGTGTTGCATGCGGCTTTCTATCCAACACTCGACCAAACGATCGTAGAAGACTGTTTCCGTTTCGCAATACAAACAAATGGCGTACCTGACTCTGTCTACTTTGATAACGGCAAGCAATTTCGAACCAAAAGTATGACTCGTACATGTGCAAAACTTGGCATACGTCTTCGCTTTACGAGGCCGTATGCAGCCGAATCCAAAGGGAAAATCGAGCGCTTCAACCGGGTCATAGACAGTTTCCTAGCGGAAGCTGCGCTTGAAAATCCCCAGACACTCGACCAGCTCAATCTGTTGTTCCAAGTTTGGCTCACCGAATGTTACCAGACCAAACCCCATTCCGCACTCGATGACAATTCTAGCCCGCAGGTGGCATTTCGAAGTGACTCGACGCCGCTCCGGCTCGCCGAGGAATCTCTCATTGCGGATGCGTTTTTACACAGCGAAACGAGAAAAGTGGACAAGGCTGGCTGTATTAGTTTTATGGGGAAGAAATACGAGGTCGGGCTTTCTTTCATTGGGCAAAAGGTTGAAGTCGTCTACGACCCGCGTGACATATCGACGATTACAATTGAGTATGGCAGCCATACACCATGGCAGGCGAAAGAACTGAACATAGGTGAATGGGCAGGAAAACGCCCCTCTATCCCGTCGGCGATTGAATCGCTTACAGTTGAAGGTTCACGTTTGCTGGACGCTGCAGAGAAGAAGAATCAAGTCAGGAAAGAGCGTCAAATACGCGCCGTCTCATTCCGTAAAATTCGGGAGGAGGCGAACCAAGATGTTTGA
- a CDS encoding DUF6431 domain-containing protein — MVFFVRSAEQHICPVCEHELFVIGSRSRIGRKPTSERVTYIIRRLRCKGCGKIHHELRDLLVPYKRYEAECLEAVLSQAQTSDVAADESTLYRWHIWFKACWQYWVNCLSTIAARTGNPVEPLSVPSPSALQRIGHYVGQEAGWLARVVRPIVHSQLWVHTRFAFLSAIP, encoded by the coding sequence GTGGTGTTTTTCGTTAGGAGTGCAGAGCAGCATATCTGCCCTGTCTGTGAGCATGAACTGTTCGTGATCGGTAGCCGGAGTCGCATTGGGCGTAAGCCAACCAGTGAACGGGTCACCTATATCATCCGTCGTTTGCGTTGTAAAGGTTGCGGGAAGATCCATCATGAGTTGCGGGACCTGCTCGTTCCTTATAAACGTTATGAAGCCGAATGCCTTGAAGCAGTCTTGTCTCAGGCGCAGACCTCGGACGTTGCCGCTGATGAATCAACCCTGTACCGCTGGCACATTTGGTTCAAGGCGTGCTGGCAATACTGGGTTAATTGTTTATCAACGATTGCGGCGCGTACAGGAAATCCGGTGGAGCCATTGTCCGTACCTTCACCGTCTGCACTCCAAAGGATCGGACATTACGTTGGACAAGAGGCAGGTTGGCTGGCGAGAGTTGTCCGACCCATCGTTCATTCTCAATTATGGGTACATACCCGTTTCGCCTTCTTGTCCGCGATTCCCTAA
- a CDS encoding SEC-C metal-binding domain-containing protein, translating to MKIGRNDPCYCRSGKKYKKCCIDKPIRKVSNDNTIPIEDCVSYFEYIEADSKKLEKILSKYNIDDVTRAVFCVSSWADNRSAMAQTLTLNNALSNTREFGTRNIKEYSDFKDFFDVIALHLPITNREDLTLNDFGEVQINFDDETFPVILGTGHGHVYAAMNFLPELASVIEMTDDLKVILQYNRKIINKISDSNISSSDENYNIVFEIPSEQFWLAVNDLFNSEEFLELAKQSFQIMGYQICPIEMRHFFVHKEVCYPLYNTSILVDFYKKLLSLATVEEYHRHINLTIVKLIENTFNFSNNDRSRVLVAPRIFDKKTEKPYTSHHLAFMTVNSGRVLVALNKGDFDNEDSIRREINAFNLLHKRNQLRLCETYYRKELHGGYAFDVLAEMPVHFLLIEPITDISASRVFLGKAGEEFSCSALDLFYMLGFMEGFSELIDFIEYDRLEKAQIVAIGGKSDLFFSWKSAHQQFSSGAIEYDLISISYGNSDHYTFEYYKNNLCNYPFGIHSKMFSNALSWEVKEYELGYSHLEHKGCLGFGGEGKMIGSSTFLFLAHNVEFFKSEDFEPNNHTALRVINELNQRLFNRYGETLAAFTFLHGKVLQVLFMPMHYAQKVDHSGFTLDGNKRYVYSDIYVDTDTIIIRYAVNLDELLSAMMNANDKSVESAYFSELMYPLKKYIGPSFVKLESVIKKESSLKKEVGVFIIEQDYYYSDMAPDFQMDVQNFGKARKEIAKVCFVAGAEPGEYRGKEATRVIRKMQTAIVQVFESHISKYNKENLHKKALGYYSTQLHGVMINLKRYSSFKNLEPLVLQEFEEKTRDIREKYRRNLRTAQYLLESNLAIQHRDDIFDCKKDEFENLLALADWLVVLQDNADTCYFTELDSSIQIDHDFRVDTLISDFGKHKYEETIIRKYGQEDYTIKNDERDKENLIQCVDAFLSDTGIELGILIPLLEYLQLEVVEKPFVEEIYPNVFEFQKDDLISDFLKHIEDLKSDDHEQIENALRFITLDCDKLKFLNGKVTDILPFWEREKRDNRFDVKPIIVEGGKYIFSPVVIKQLKESWKGGFLEWYPPFEVGLGNVKIALAKWKKRYEDEMVQDIAGVFIDAGFYPVFSEFELVKRFPNSYFPDNLGDYDVIAVNQSKKEIWIIESKVLQKVGSIYEDQMQQKSFFYQHKDDEKFQRRIDYIRNNLSKVTTAIELEHSDYKIVPFMVTNKLFTSRYKEIGFSIITYHELRKCLVE from the coding sequence ATGAAAATTGGCCGAAATGATCCTTGCTATTGTAGAAGTGGTAAGAAGTACAAAAAGTGCTGTATTGATAAACCCATACGCAAAGTCTCAAATGACAATACTATACCAATAGAGGATTGTGTCTCTTATTTTGAATATATTGAGGCGGATTCTAAGAAACTTGAAAAAATCCTATCCAAGTATAACATCGATGATGTTACACGAGCTGTTTTTTGTGTTAGCTCTTGGGCAGATAATCGTTCAGCAATGGCGCAAACATTGACACTTAACAATGCTCTAAGCAATACTAGAGAATTTGGAACCCGAAATATAAAGGAATATTCCGATTTTAAGGATTTCTTTGATGTAATTGCTTTACATCTACCAATTACAAATAGGGAAGATCTAACTTTAAATGATTTCGGTGAAGTCCAAATCAATTTTGATGATGAAACATTTCCTGTGATTCTTGGTACTGGTCATGGGCATGTGTATGCCGCAATGAATTTTCTGCCTGAATTGGCAAGTGTCATTGAAATGACGGACGACCTTAAAGTTATATTGCAATATAATCGCAAAATAATTAATAAGATATCTGATAGTAATATTTCGTCTTCAGATGAAAATTATAATATCGTGTTTGAAATTCCTTCAGAACAGTTTTGGCTAGCAGTGAATGACTTATTTAATTCGGAAGAGTTTTTGGAGCTTGCCAAGCAATCGTTTCAGATAATGGGATATCAAATATGTCCAATTGAAATGCGGCATTTTTTCGTGCATAAGGAAGTGTGCTATCCACTCTATAATACATCAATTTTGGTTGACTTCTACAAAAAACTTCTTTCTTTGGCAACTGTAGAAGAGTATCATCGGCATATCAATTTGACAATCGTGAAGTTGATAGAAAACACTTTTAACTTTTCGAATAATGATCGTTCACGAGTATTAGTTGCTCCAAGAATTTTTGATAAGAAAACAGAGAAACCCTATACGAGTCATCACCTAGCATTTATGACTGTCAATTCTGGAAGAGTTTTAGTTGCCTTGAATAAAGGTGATTTCGATAATGAGGATAGTATTCGTAGAGAAATTAATGCATTCAATTTACTGCATAAACGAAATCAGTTGCGACTTTGCGAAACGTATTACAGAAAAGAACTACATGGGGGATATGCATTTGATGTTTTGGCCGAAATGCCAGTTCATTTTTTGCTGATCGAACCGATTACCGATATCTCCGCCTCTAGAGTATTTTTGGGTAAAGCTGGAGAGGAGTTCTCATGTTCTGCCCTTGATTTGTTTTATATGTTAGGGTTTATGGAAGGGTTTAGTGAGTTGATAGATTTTATAGAATATGACAGATTAGAAAAAGCGCAAATAGTGGCCATTGGCGGGAAAAGCGATTTGTTTTTTTCGTGGAAAAGTGCACATCAACAATTTTCATCAGGCGCTATTGAGTATGATCTAATTTCTATTTCATATGGAAATTCAGATCACTATACATTCGAATATTATAAAAATAATTTATGTAATTATCCATTTGGTATACATTCTAAAATGTTTTCTAATGCACTAAGTTGGGAAGTTAAGGAGTATGAGTTGGGGTACTCTCATTTAGAACATAAAGGCTGTCTTGGTTTCGGCGGTGAGGGTAAGATGATTGGATCCTCAACATTCCTTTTTCTCGCACATAATGTTGAGTTTTTTAAAAGTGAAGATTTCGAACCGAATAATCATACAGCACTTAGAGTTATAAATGAGTTGAACCAACGCCTTTTTAATAGATATGGGGAAACACTTGCCGCATTCACATTTCTACATGGAAAAGTATTGCAAGTATTGTTTATGCCCATGCATTACGCACAAAAGGTTGACCATTCCGGATTTACTTTAGACGGAAATAAGAGATATGTCTATAGTGATATCTATGTTGATACAGATACAATAATTATTCGATATGCTGTAAATCTAGATGAGCTGCTTTCTGCTATGATGAATGCTAATGATAAAAGCGTAGAATCAGCATATTTCTCTGAATTAATGTATCCTTTAAAAAAGTATATTGGCCCGTCTTTTGTAAAGTTGGAGTCGGTCATAAAAAAAGAGTCTTCACTAAAAAAAGAGGTCGGCGTATTTATTATCGAACAAGATTATTATTATTCTGATATGGCGCCTGATTTTCAAATGGATGTACAGAACTTTGGGAAAGCAAGGAAAGAAATTGCAAAAGTTTGTTTTGTAGCAGGGGCAGAGCCTGGAGAGTATCGCGGAAAGGAGGCAACCCGTGTTATTAGAAAAATGCAAACAGCTATTGTGCAGGTTTTTGAGAGTCACATTTCGAAGTACAATAAAGAAAATTTACACAAAAAAGCATTGGGTTATTACTCCACTCAGTTGCACGGAGTAATGATCAATCTCAAGCGTTATTCGAGTTTTAAAAATTTGGAGCCACTTGTTCTACAAGAATTCGAGGAGAAAACAAGAGATATTCGAGAAAAGTATAGACGGAATTTAAGGACGGCTCAGTATCTTTTAGAAAGTAATCTCGCCATTCAACATAGAGATGATATTTTTGACTGTAAAAAAGATGAATTTGAAAATCTCTTGGCTCTTGCTGACTGGCTTGTTGTGCTACAAGATAATGCCGATACATGTTACTTCACGGAACTGGATTCATCAATTCAAATTGATCATGATTTCAGGGTGGATACTCTTATATCTGATTTCGGTAAACATAAGTATGAAGAAACGATTATTCGTAAGTATGGGCAAGAAGATTACACAATTAAAAATGATGAAAGAGACAAGGAAAATCTAATTCAATGCGTCGATGCCTTTTTGTCGGACACAGGGATAGAATTAGGTATACTGATACCTTTACTCGAATATTTACAATTGGAAGTTGTAGAAAAGCCGTTTGTTGAAGAAATCTATCCAAATGTATTTGAGTTCCAAAAAGATGATCTGATCAGTGATTTCCTAAAACATATTGAGGATCTCAAAAGTGATGATCATGAACAAATAGAAAATGCACTTCGTTTTATAACTCTTGATTGCGATAAATTAAAATTCCTCAACGGGAAAGTTACTGATATTTTGCCATTTTGGGAACGGGAAAAACGTGATAACCGATTTGATGTGAAGCCTATAATTGTTGAAGGTGGTAAATATATTTTCTCACCTGTTGTTATCAAACAATTAAAAGAGTCTTGGAAAGGTGGATTTTTAGAGTGGTACCCACCGTTTGAGGTAGGTCTGGGGAATGTGAAAATAGCTCTCGCGAAATGGAAAAAAAGATATGAAGATGAGATGGTGCAAGATATAGCAGGTGTATTTATTGATGCGGGATTCTATCCAGTTTTTTCGGAGTTTGAGTTGGTAAAGAGATTTCCCAATAGCTACTTCCCAGATAACTTAGGTGACTACGATGTAATTGCTGTTAATCAGTCGAAAAAGGAAATATGGATAATAGAGAGCAAAGTTCTCCAAAAAGTAGGCTCAATATACGAAGATCAAATGCAACAAAAGAGCTTTTTCTATCAACATAAAGATGATGAGAAATTTCAGAGAAGGATTGACTATATAAGGAATAACCTTAGTAAGGTTACAACTGCGATAGAATTAGAACATTCGGATTACAAAATTGTTCCGTTTATGGTGACTAACAAATTGTTCACTTCTAGGTATAAGGAGATTGGTTTTTCCATTATCACTTATCACGAATTGAGGAAATGCCTTGTCGAATAG
- the smpB gene encoding SsrA-binding protein SmpB — translation MAASTEPKVLAQNKKATHDYFIEETIEAGIVLTGTEIKSIRQGRANLKDSFARITSGEAHLMNMHISPFEQGNRHNVDPTRTRKLLMHKQQINKLFGQTREKGYALVPLKLYIKNGYCKVLIGLAKGKKNYDKRQDIANKDAKREMERALRERQKY, via the coding sequence ATGGCGGCATCGACCGAGCCGAAAGTACTGGCCCAGAACAAGAAAGCGACCCATGACTATTTCATCGAAGAGACGATCGAAGCGGGTATCGTTCTGACCGGCACCGAGATCAAATCGATCCGTCAGGGCCGTGCGAACCTCAAAGACAGCTTTGCCCGCATCACAAGCGGCGAAGCGCACCTGATGAACATGCATATCTCGCCGTTCGAGCAGGGCAACCGCCACAACGTGGACCCGACCCGCACGCGCAAGCTCTTGATGCACAAGCAGCAGATCAACAAGCTGTTCGGCCAGACCCGGGAGAAAGGGTACGCCTTGGTGCCACTCAAGCTGTATATCAAGAACGGCTACTGCAAAGTGCTGATCGGCTTGGCGAAGGGCAAGAAGAACTACGACAAGCGCCAGGACATCGCCAACAAAGATGCCAAGCGCGAGATGGAGCGTGCGCTCAGAGAACGCCAGAAGTACTAA
- the rnr gene encoding ribonuclease R encodes MLTEERLLELMRGLEYKPMTIRELEDHFGIENADGLEDLIQMLRLMEDTGQVVRTRSDAFGVPEKMNLVVGKLQGKSKGFGFVIPEDSTKWEQDLFVAAGDMHGAMHGDRVIARINKKAAGKRQEGEIIRILERATKTVVGTIVTMTGRYAFVTPDDKRLGQDIFLGEEDFNGAKEGQKVVIEITAYPEGWRNPQGRVLEILGNPDDPGVDILSVIRKFGLPEEFPEEVLEAANDVPDLITERDLAGRRDLRDWVCVTIDGEDAKDLDDAVNVERLENGNYLLGVHIADVSYYVREGEPLDKEAYARGTSVYLVDRVIPMLPHRLSNGICSLNPNVDRLTMSCEMEFSPSMELVRHDIYPSVINTTERMTYSNVRKILTAPEEHPDLMERYASLVPMFQTMEELAMKLRARRMSRGAIDFDFQETKIIVGEDGKVAEIKKRERTIAEMIIEECMLAANETVSEHFYWMNIPFLYRIHEEPDADRLQNFNEFIHNFGYHIKGAGGNNKIHPNALQELLEKVKGSQEERIINTVMLRSLKQAKYSPEPLGHFGLAAKYYSHFTSPIRRYPDLQIHRIIRDVINNGGKLNDERLEKLRAMMDEVGKHTSERERVAVEAERETDDVKKVEYMLDKVGEVFEGIVSGVTSFGMFVELENSIEGMIHISYMIDDYYNFNEKQYCLIGERTGKIYRIGDPVKIKVMGANKTDRTIDFQLLNHVKNNQQRAEIAERKKTRKVKGKTAGAAAGAASSTAGAGKKPAAKKKTGRTPSELAELKQAVGKARRKNKKRKAR; translated from the coding sequence GTGCTGACCGAAGAGCGATTGTTAGAATTGATGCGCGGGTTGGAGTACAAGCCGATGACGATCCGGGAGCTCGAAGACCATTTTGGCATCGAGAACGCGGACGGCTTGGAAGACCTGATTCAGATGCTTCGACTGATGGAGGACACCGGACAGGTCGTCCGCACCCGCAGCGACGCATTTGGCGTACCTGAAAAAATGAACCTGGTCGTCGGGAAGCTGCAAGGCAAATCGAAAGGATTCGGCTTTGTCATTCCCGAGGACTCGACAAAATGGGAACAAGACCTGTTCGTCGCGGCAGGCGATATGCACGGCGCGATGCACGGCGACCGCGTCATCGCCCGCATCAACAAAAAGGCGGCGGGCAAGCGTCAGGAAGGCGAGATCATCCGCATCCTCGAGCGGGCGACCAAGACGGTGGTCGGCACGATTGTGACGATGACGGGACGCTATGCGTTCGTGACGCCCGATGACAAGCGCCTCGGCCAAGACATCTTTTTAGGGGAAGAGGACTTTAACGGGGCGAAAGAAGGGCAGAAGGTGGTCATCGAGATCACCGCCTACCCGGAAGGCTGGCGCAACCCGCAGGGTCGCGTGCTGGAGATCTTGGGCAACCCGGACGACCCGGGCGTGGATATCCTGTCGGTGATCCGCAAATTCGGCCTGCCGGAAGAGTTTCCGGAAGAGGTGCTGGAAGCGGCTAACGACGTGCCCGACCTGATCACCGAGCGCGATCTGGCCGGACGCCGCGATCTGCGCGACTGGGTCTGCGTCACCATCGACGGGGAAGACGCGAAAGACTTGGACGATGCGGTCAACGTGGAGCGTCTGGAGAACGGCAACTATCTGCTCGGCGTACATATCGCCGACGTGTCTTACTACGTGCGCGAAGGGGAGCCGCTCGACAAAGAAGCGTATGCCCGCGGCACGTCCGTCTATCTGGTCGACCGCGTCATCCCGATGCTGCCGCACCGGCTGTCGAACGGGATCTGCTCCTTGAACCCGAACGTCGACCGATTGACGATGAGCTGCGAGATGGAGTTCTCGCCGAGCATGGAGCTGGTGCGCCATGACATCTACCCGTCGGTGATCAACACGACAGAGCGCATGACCTACAGCAACGTGCGCAAGATCCTGACCGCGCCGGAAGAGCATCCGGACTTGATGGAGCGCTATGCCTCCCTGGTGCCGATGTTCCAGACGATGGAGGAGCTGGCGATGAAGCTGCGCGCCCGCCGGATGAGCCGCGGCGCGATCGACTTTGACTTCCAAGAGACGAAGATCATCGTTGGCGAAGACGGCAAAGTGGCGGAGATCAAGAAACGCGAGCGCACGATCGCCGAGATGATCATCGAGGAGTGCATGCTGGCGGCGAACGAGACCGTCTCCGAGCATTTCTACTGGATGAACATCCCGTTCCTGTACCGGATTCACGAAGAGCCGGATGCGGACCGCCTGCAGAACTTCAACGAGTTCATCCACAACTTCGGCTACCACATCAAGGGGGCGGGCGGGAACAACAAGATTCACCCGAACGCGCTGCAGGAGCTGCTGGAGAAGGTGAAAGGCTCGCAGGAAGAGCGGATCATCAACACCGTGATGCTGCGCTCCTTGAAGCAGGCGAAATACTCGCCGGAGCCGCTCGGGCACTTTGGGCTGGCGGCGAAGTATTACAGCCACTTCACCTCGCCGATCCGCCGCTACCCGGACCTGCAGATCCACCGCATCATCCGCGATGTGATCAACAACGGCGGCAAGCTGAACGACGAGCGGCTGGAGAAGCTGCGCGCGATGATGGACGAGGTCGGCAAGCACACCTCTGAGCGCGAGCGCGTGGCGGTGGAAGCAGAGCGCGAGACGGACGATGTGAAGAAGGTCGAATACATGCTGGACAAAGTCGGCGAAGTATTCGAAGGCATCGTCAGCGGCGTGACATCGTTCGGCATGTTCGTGGAGCTGGAGAACTCGATCGAAGGGATGATTCACATCTCCTACATGATCGACGACTACTACAACTTCAACGAGAAGCAGTACTGCCTGATCGGGGAGCGCACAGGCAAGATCTACCGCATCGGCGACCCGGTGAAGATCAAAGTGATGGGCGCGAACAAGACCGACCGCACGATCGACTTCCAGCTGCTGAACCACGTGAAGAACAACCAGCAGCGTGCGGAGATTGCCGAGCGCAAGAAGACCAGGAAAGTCAAAGGCAAGACGGCAGGGGCGGCAGCAGGAGCTGCGTCAAGCACTGCGGGCGCAGGCAAGAAGCCGGCCGCGAAAAAGAAGACCGGACGCACGCCGTCCGAGCTGGCCGAATTGAAGCAGGCGGTGGGCAAAGCGCGCCGCAAGAACAAAAAGCGAAAAGCCCGCTGA